A genomic stretch from Gopherus evgoodei ecotype Sinaloan lineage chromosome 18, rGopEvg1_v1.p, whole genome shotgun sequence includes:
- the TMEM51 gene encoding transmembrane protein 51, with protein sequence MMAQSRSNGSYYALTAIGLGMLVLGIIMAVWNLVPGFGQTDKPPSSAGNSSNPEHDGGGILKSKTFSVAYVLVGAGVLLLLLSICLNVRDRKKKRQNEDIARIQQGTSAEPRHQEDSQEEDDETPSRYYVPSYEEAMNAGYPETGELDRNTRISMSLPSYESLTGIDENTPTTTIADVDSNIQRQPSRHSSRLNKQLKPLKVRRIKSDKLHLKEFRINLPDRNSSGQITIEPLTPPPQYDEVPDKAPDSKEVT encoded by the exons ATGATGGCCCAGTCCAGGTCAAATGGATCTTACTATGCCCTGACTGCTATAGGGTTAGGAATGCTTGTCCTTGGGATCATAATGGCAGTCTGGAACCTGGTCCCAGGATTTGGCCAAACTGATAAGCCTCCCTCATCTGCTGGAAATAGTAGCAATCCAGAGCATGATGGTGGAGGAATATTGAAGAGTAAGACCTTTTCCGTGGCTTATGTATTGGTTGGGGCTggagtgctgctgctgttgctctccATTTGTTTGAATGTCCGggacagaaagaagaaaagacaaaatGAGGATATTGCTAGGATCCAGCAAGGAACATCTGCTGAACCTCGACATCAGGAGGACAG TCAAGAAGAGGATGATGAGACACCGTCGCGATACTATGTTCCCAGTTATGAGGAGGCTATGAACGCGGGCTATCCTGAGACGGGAGAATTGGACAGAAACACCAGGATCAGCATGTCTCTACCCTCTTATGAATCTCTAACTGGGATTGATGAAAATACACCAACTACAACCATCGCAGATGTCGATTCGAACATACAGCGTCAGCCAAGCAGGCACAGCTCTCGCTTGAACAAACAACTGAAACCCCTGAAAGTTCGGAGAATTAAGTCTGATAAGCTGCACCTAAAGGAATTCCGAATAAACCTTCCAGACAGAAACAGTTCAGGTCAAATAACAATAGAACCATTGACCCCTCCTCCTCAGTATGATGAGGTCCCAGATAAAGCACCGGATAGCAAGGAGGTGACCTAA